One genomic segment of Bacteroidota bacterium includes these proteins:
- a CDS encoding polysaccharide biosynthesis C-terminal domain-containing protein, producing the protein MISKKFLASSFIYTFIGALPLASSIILLPFYTNLLSISQFGELALYIGFTFLIQVVVNFGLDTSIGVHYFEYRENKKELSEYIGTVVALLLLIGIFFTAVSLLAGNLAFEKVFAGSEISFFPFGFMSVLTAIFNSFFKTYSNLLITQQRPKLFFWVNFFNFILTIGISLAGLYLYPHSLIGPMWGRLLSGVGIFLLAFYFFASEFGIHFKIDLLKGMWSFCFPVAAYFILMWIVSYIDRYIINDYLTTSDVGIYDFAMKCTLGIDFLQMGLSNAIQPKIFSIWKEKNISESTVEVNRYFNAFTAITVLLIPATVFIMPVVVPLLVYKPQYYDAFNYLPLLALGFVFRGLFNMYLAPVYFFKKTKVLTKVFFLSSVIQVALMILFIKQWGVWGVVWAGLLTKPVQVFFLWLESRKIFQFRFNKTKLLLLPVIFSMLVILADRFIPFNYILLVSAGEIILVGIFVLLIYRNELKITWENLTKKTTQ; encoded by the coding sequence ATGATTTCAAAAAAATTTCTTGCCTCTTCTTTTATTTACACTTTCATCGGTGCGCTGCCGCTGGCATCCAGCATTATCCTGCTTCCGTTCTACACGAATCTTCTTTCCATTTCTCAGTTTGGCGAACTTGCCCTTTATATCGGGTTCACTTTTCTCATCCAGGTTGTTGTGAATTTCGGATTGGATACTTCCATTGGGGTGCATTATTTTGAATACAGGGAAAATAAAAAAGAACTGAGCGAATACATAGGAACAGTGGTTGCATTGTTGTTGCTCATCGGAATCTTTTTTACTGCTGTTTCACTTCTCGCAGGGAATCTTGCATTTGAAAAAGTTTTTGCCGGAAGTGAAATTTCTTTTTTCCCATTCGGATTCATGTCGGTGCTTACTGCCATCTTCAACAGTTTTTTCAAAACCTATTCCAATCTTCTCATCACGCAGCAGCGCCCGAAACTTTTTTTCTGGGTAAACTTTTTCAATTTCATTCTCACCATTGGAATTTCGCTTGCGGGATTGTACTTATATCCTCATTCATTGATTGGTCCTATGTGGGGAAGATTGCTTTCGGGTGTTGGAATTTTTCTGCTTGCCTTTTATTTTTTCGCCAGCGAGTTCGGCATTCATTTCAAAATTGACTTGCTGAAAGGTATGTGGAGTTTTTGTTTTCCGGTTGCCGCGTATTTCATCCTCATGTGGATTGTCTCTTACATTGACCGCTACATTATTAATGACTATCTCACCACTTCCGATGTGGGCATTTATGATTTCGCGATGAAATGCACGCTGGGAATTGATTTTTTGCAGATGGGGCTGAGCAACGCCATTCAACCGAAAATTTTTTCCATCTGGAAAGAAAAAAATATCAGCGAAAGCACTGTGGAAGTGAACCGCTACTTCAATGCATTCACTGCAATTACTGTATTGTTAATTCCTGCGACAGTATTCATCATGCCGGTTGTAGTTCCGCTGCTGGTTTACAAGCCGCAGTATTACGATGCATTTAATTATTTGCCGCTGCTCGCGCTTGGATTTGTTTTCCGGGGATTGTTCAACATGTATCTTGCTCCCGTTTATTTTTTCAAAAAGACAAAAGTGCTCACGAAAGTTTTTTTTCTCTCTTCTGTAATTCAGGTTGCACTCATGATTTTATTTATTAAGCAATGGGGAGTATGGGGAGTGGTGTGGGCGGGCTTGCTCACAAAACCGGTGCAGGTGTTTTTTCTCTGGCTGGAGAGCCGGAAAATTTTTCAATTCCGGTTTAACAAAACAAAACTGCTGTTGCTTCCGGTAATTTTTTCAATGCTGGTAATCCTTGCAGATAGATTTATTCCTTTCAACTATATCCTTCTTGTTTCTGCAGGAGAAATTATTCTTGTCGGAATTTTTGTACTGCTTATTTACCGGAATGAATTAAAAATTACATGGGAGAATCTGACTAAAAAAACCACGCAATAA